The following are from one region of the Silene latifolia isolate original U9 population chromosome 9, ASM4854445v1, whole genome shotgun sequence genome:
- the LOC141598565 gene encoding NADH dehydrogenase [ubiquinone] flavoprotein 1, mitochondrial, with the protein MAPLRGILNFQRATLLQRHSDKWGAGYSRLFNTQAASTSNSPQPTPPPPPPEKTHFGGLKDEDRIFTNLYGIHDPFLKGAMKRGDWYRTKDLVLKGTDWIVGEMKKSGLRGRGGAGFPSGLKWSFMPKVSDGRPSYLVVNADESEPGTCKDREIMRHDPHKLLEGCLIAGVGMRASAAYIYIRGEYVNERLNLLKARQEAYDAGYLGKNACGSGYDFDVHIHYGAGAYICGEETALLESLEGKQGKPRLKPPFPANAGLYGCPTTVTNVETVAVSPTILRRGPEWFASFGRKNNAGTKLFCISGHVNKPCTVEEEMSIPLKELIERHCGGVRGGWDNLLAIIPGGSSVPLLPKHLCDDVLMDFDALKAVQSGLGTAAVIVMDKSTDVVDAIARLSYFYKHESCGQCTPCREGTGWLWMIMERMKVGNAKLEEIDMLQEITKQIEGHTICALGDAAAWPVQGLIRHFRPELERRINEHAAKELIEAEKRGLLEATA; encoded by the exons ATG GCACCCCTGAGGGGCATTCTTAATTTTCAAAGAGCAACACTACTGCAACGTCACTCTGACAAGTGGGGCGCAGGCTACAGCAGATTGTTCAACACCCAGGCGGCCTCCACGTCAAACTCTCCTCAGCCAActccccctcctcctcctccagagAAAACTCACTTTGGTGGCTTGAAAGATGAGGATCGCATTTTCACAAACTTGTATGGGATTCATGACCCTTTTCTCAAAGGTGCCATGAAACGTGGTGACTGGTATAGAAccaaggatttggttttgaagggTACTGACTGGATAGTAGGTGAAATGAAGAAGTCTGGCCTTCGTGGACGTGGTGGTGCTGGTTTCCCGTCAGGTCTCAAGTGGTCTTTCATGCCAAAAGTGTCGGACGGGCGTCCTTCTTACCTTGTTGTCAATGCCGATGAAAGTGAACCTGGAACATGCAAGGATAGAGAAATAATGAGGCATGATCCCCACAAACTTTTAGAGGGATGCCTTATTGCGGGAGTCGGAATGCGGGCTAGTGCGGCTTACATCTATATAAGAGGTGAATATGTGAATGAGCGCTTGAACCTTCTAAAGGCCAGGCAGGAAGCTTATGATGCTGGATACCTGGGCAAAAATGCATGTGGGTCCGGTTATGATTTTGATGTTCATATCCACTATGGTGCTGGTGCCTATATTTGTGGTGAAGAGACGGCTCTTTTGGAGAGTCTCGAGGGAAAGCAAGGCAAACCAAGATTGAAGCCTCCATTTCCGGCCAACGCTGGCTTGTATGGATGTCCTACTACGGTCACAAATGTGGAAACCGTGGCTGTATCGCCTACCATTTTAAGGCGAGGGCCTGAGTGGTTTGCTAGTTTTGGAAGAAAGAACAATGCAGGGACAAAGCTGTTCTGCATTTCAGGTCATGTCAACAAGCCTTGCACTGTTGAGGAGGAAATGAGTATTCCATTGAAGGAACTGATTGAAAGGCATTGTGGTGGGGTAAGAGGTGGATGGGACAACTTGCTTGCAATTATACCCGGAGGATCGTCTGTCCCATTACTTCCAAAACACTTGTGCGATGACGTGTTGATGGATTTCGATGCACTTAAGGCCGTCCAATCAGGTTTGGGAACTGCTGCTGTGATTGTGATGGATAAATCGACTGATGTCGTTGATGCAATAGCAAGGTTGTCGTATTTCTACAAGCATGAGAGTTGTGGACAATGTACTCCATGTAGGGAGGGAACGGGCTGGCTATGGATGATTATGGAGAGGATGAAAGTTGGGAATGCTAAGCTGGAGGAAATTGACATGCTTCAAGAGATAACAAAGCAAATCGAGGGACATACCATTTGTGCTTTGGGAGATGCTGCTGCTTGGCCAGTTCAGGGTCTTATCAGACATTTCAGGCCTGAGCTTGAGAGAAGAATAAATGAACATGCAGCCAAGGAGCTGATCGAGGCTGAAAAAAGAGGTCTCCTTGAGGCTACTGCTTAG
- the LOC141598558 gene encoding uncharacterized protein LOC141598558: MVLGKKKKKGMTLQVDYIVSVLEIKPWPPSVALCSVQTVLIQWENGEHSSGFLPPGVPSLNGFDDGKIEFNEFFKLPVTLHGKNTQGFQKNNLDFNLYEPKKDKAIKGQLLGTASINLAEFGIIKDAQTITAPITIKKVSKDAYPVLYVQIQPFDNDGIESVLRMMSEHCDDDEIASITDDDESRTPTGFAAGNSTFKMDEMLSFVNAGMNLDIVGSSEAQENVIHDRKSSEIRKKEKKDQAEIGVDEWSSGRKSSERENVFSKFSEVATTRKQTIRSTSNLIFGKKGLDLQGLGDKLKHMKSARHTCSDTLVISAPLTAMQLSDRSREETAIKEVLVDVKSQEKPEKKEKKNVGKPDSNANNSSTGELESRIEMLEEELREAAALEIGLYSVSAEHLNSKRKVHASARRLSRFYRHVCKTGSQSKRGSCATSIISGLVLVSKACGNDVPRLTFWLSNSIILRAMVKQIIEEIPGSAELIRSETKAGRKKSEKKSPINDIDILGDWEDPQTFIMALEKVEAWIFFRIVEGLWWQSFIPHMQATKKKKGKRLTTKKTQTWRFGLGDQEQGNFSIELWKKAFQDACEKLCPIRAGGHDCGCLPMLSRMVMEQLADRLDVAMFNAILRDLDEGMPTDPMSDPITELKVLPIPAGKSSFGSGAQLKNAVGSWSKWLGDFFGADDDHDESNDESTFKAFHLLSALGNLMMLPLGMLLDATTRKEVCPILGGPLVKRVFINFVPDDFSPNPISQQVLDALDSEDGLKDTNDCIVGFPCVARPVVYSPLPTTLFASLLGDVSNKANKKNGSSLLRKSHNSDDELDKLSVPLATINVKKLRISPSSSKPNWMPKGKGGRDVMRYQLLQEAWANGT, from the exons ATGGTGTtaggaaagaagaagaaaaaggggatGACATTACAAGTAGACTACATTGTGAGTGTACTAGAGATCAAACCGTGGCCGCCTTCCGTTGCATTATGTTCAGTTCAGACTGTATTAATCCAATGGGAAAATGGAGAGCATAGTTCAGGATTCTTACCTCCTGGTGTCCCTTCCCTTAATGGCTTCGACGATGGAAAAATCGAGTTCAATGAGTTTTTTAAGCTTCCTGTCACCTTACATGGAAAAAATACTCAGGGTTTTCAGAAGAATAACTTGGATTTCAACCTGTATGAGCCGAAGAAAGATAAGGCGATAAAGGGTCAACTGCTAGGTACTGCAAGTATAAATCTTGCAGAATTCGGGATTATTAAGGATGCGCAGACGATTACTGCTCCGATTACAATTAAGAAAGTATCGAAAGATGCTTATCCTGTTCTGTATGTACAGATACAGCCTTTTGATAATGATGGTATTGAGTCTGTTCTGAGAATGATGAGTGAGCATTGTGACGATGATGAGATCGCTTCTATTACTGATGATGATGAGTCGAGGACTCCGACTGGTTTTGCAGCCGGGAATTCCACTTTTAAGATGGATGAAATGCTCAGCTTTGTCAAT GCGGGTATGAACTTGGATATAGTCGGCTCATCAGAGGCGCAAGAAAATGTAATACACGACAGAAAATCGTCAGAAATcaggaaaaaagaaaagaaagatcaGGCAGAAATAGGAGTGGATGAATGGAGCTCAGGGAGGAAAAGCTCGGAAAGAGAGAATGTATTCAGCAAATTTTCAGAAGTCGCAACGACAAGAAAACAAACAATTAGAAGTACAAGTAACCTGATATTCGGAAAAAAAGGGCTTGATTTACAAGGACTTGGTGATAAATTAAAGCATATGAAATCAGCCAGGCATACTTGTTCGGATACTCTTGTTATATCCGCTCCTTTGACTGCTATGCAGTTATCTGACAGGTCAAGAGAAGAAACCGCTATCAAAGAAGTTTTAGTTGATGTTAAAAGTCAGGAAAAACcagagaaaaaagaaaagaaaaatgtcGGTAAACCTGACAGTAATGCAAATAATAGTAGTACAGGTGAACTTGAGTCGAGAATTGAGATGCTTGAAGAAGAATTGAGAGAAGCTGCTGCACTTGAGATTGGACTGTATTCAGTATCTGCTGAACATCTGAACTCGAAAAGGAAGGTTCATGCTTCTGCTAGACGTCTTTCTCGATTTTATCGTCATGTTTGTAAGACTGGATCACAGTCTAAGAGGGGTAGTTGTGCTACCAGTATAATTTCAGGACTGGTTTTGGTTTCCAAGGCCTGTGGGAATGATGTTCCGAG GTTGACGTTCTGGCTATCAAATTCGATTATTCTGAGAGCAATGGTTAAGCAAATAATAGAAGAAATTCCAGGATCAGCTGAACTGATAAGATCAGAGACTAAAGCTGGAAGAAAGAAATCGGAGAAAAAATCTCCGATTAATGACATAGATATTTTAGGTGATTGGGAAGATCCTCAAACATTCATCATGGCATTAGAAAAGGTTGAAGCTTGGATCTTTTTCCGCATTGTCGAGGGATTATGGTGGCAG AGTTTTATTCCTCATATGCAAGCTACAAAGAAGAAAAAAGGGAAGAGACTAACGACAAAAAAAACTCAGACATGGAGATTCGGTTTAGGCGATCAAGAGCAAGGGAATTTCTCCATAGAGCTTTGGAAAAAAGCATTTCAAGATGCCTGTGAAAAGCTATGTCCGATTCGTGCTGGTGGTCATGACTGTGGTTGCTTGCCAATGTTATCTAGAATG GTGATGGAGCAATTGGCAGACAGACTAGATGTCGCGATGTTCAATGCAATTCTTCGGGATTTAGATGAAGGAATGCCGACAGACCCAATGTCTGACCCCATTACCGAACTTAAAGTCCTTCCAATTCCGGCTGGGAAATCAAGTTTCGGCTCTGGTGCTCAGTTAAAGAATGCT GTTGGAAGTTGGTCTAAATGGCTTGGAGATTTCTTTGGAGCCGATGACGATCACGATGAATCAAATGATGAATCAACCTTCAAGGCTTTCCATCTCCTTAGTGCATTGGGAAATCTCATGATGCTTCCTCTTGGAATGCTCTTAGATGCAACCACAAGAAAAGAG GTATGCCCTATACTTGGAGGACCTCTTGTCAAAAGGGTTTTCATAAACTTTGTACCAGATGATTTCTCTCCAAATCCCATTTCACAGCAAGTCCTAGATGCTTTGGATTCTGAG GACGGTCTCAAGGACACAAACGATTGCATAGTAGGATTCCCGTGTGTCGCAAGGCCTGTAGTATACTCACCTCTCCCAACGACATTATTCGCAAGTTTGTTAGGAGACGTAAGTAATAAAGCGAATAAGAAAAACGGATCATCGTTGCTAAGAAAATCACACAACAGTGATGATGAGCTAGATAAGCTGAGTGTTCCTCTAGCTACAATCAATGTTAAGAAACTCCGTATTTCGCCTTCCTCGTCGAAACCAAACTGGATGCCTAAGGGAAAGGGAGGTAGAGATGTCATGAGGTATCAACTTTTGCAGGAAGCATGGGCAAACGGAACCTGA
- the LOC141598559 gene encoding E3 ubiquitin-protein ligase AIRP2-like, translating to MWQKQASKSCYRESIKTLEADIQHANNLAASLPKDYCGDSVQMRLSYSPLAPFLLYLIEWMDCSCTDALPSFLGLHQILLYKAYVDGMPTMSSQEKKATLREFYAVIYPSLRQLEGNLIDLEESKKQTRISDSLSRKRMEEKRKLFDKETERDEECGICMELGTKMVLPTCGHSMCIRCFHDWNSRSRSCPFCRGSLKRVSSKDLWVLTNIYEVVDSVTIARENLTRFYLYIDSLPPVAPDTNIYVYDYMI from the exons ATGTGGCAAAAACAAGCCAGTAAATCTTGTTACAGAGAATCTATTAAAACTCTTGAAGCTGATATACAACATGCCAACAATTT GGCGGCTTCACTTCCAAAAGACTACTGTGGAGACAGTGTTCAGATGAGACTGTCATACAGTCCGTTAGCGCCTTTCCTTCTATATTTGATAGAATGGATGGATTGTAGCTGCACCGATGCTCTCCCTAGTTTTTTGGGTCTGCATCAGATTTTACTATATAAG GCGTACGTTGATGGAATGCCAACTATGTCGTCCCAAGAAAAGAAGGCGACTTTAAGGGAATTCTATG CTGTGATATACCCGTCGCTGAGGCAACTAGAAGGTAATTTAATTGACCTCGAAGAAAGTAAGAAACAAACCAGGATATCAGATAGTCTAAGCCGGAAGAGAATGGAGGAGAAAAGAAAGTTGTTTGATAAGGAAACGGAGAGGGATGAAGAGTGTGGGATTTGTATGGAACTCGGCACCAAGATGGTCTTGCCTACCTGTGGACATTCTATGTGCATCCGCTGCTTTCACGACTG GAACTCAAGATCGCGGTCCTGCCCATTTTGCCGAGGAAGCCTAAAGCGGGTTAGCTCAAAAGACTTATGGGTTTTAACTAATATTTACGAGGTAGTTGATTCAGTCACCATAGCCAGAGAGAACTTAACCCGTTTTTACTTGTACATTGATAGCCTTCCACCCGTTGCACCAGATACCAATATCTACGTGTACGACTACATGATATAA
- the LOC141598564 gene encoding E3 ubiquitin-protein ligase AIRP2-like produces the protein MEMVHYQLLLGSSSYQDSLKLLEADIQHANALAVAIPKQKGGGCLEMKLVYNQFAPLLFLLLQWFDGSCSCFFPLYYNLFHILIYEVYPDDERLNMSSEGSKATIRDFYGIILPSLKRLHKDLVEQEATHISTLKVDTKNLYGNGRRQIAPGREREDECGICLVPTTKMVLPGCCHEMCINCYRNWSTRSESCPFCRKGLRRVKSEDLWVLTNESEVIDAETVSKEEVSRFYHYIQSLPNIKDTQEASFWVYYDYLI, from the exons ATGGAGATGGTACACTACCAACTTCTCCTAGGAAGCTCTTCTTACCAGGATTCACTCAAGCTGTTAGAAGCTGATATTCAACATGCCAATGCCCT GGCAGTTGCAATTCCTAAACAAAAAGGAGGAGGTTGCTTAGAAATGAAGTTGGTATATAATCAATTTGCTCCATTGTTGTTCTTATTACTTCAATGGTTTGATGGGTCTTGTTCTTGCTTCTTCCCACTTTACTACAATCTCTTCCACATTCTTATATATGAG GTATATCCAGATGATGAGAGACTGAACATGTCTTCAGAAGGGAGCAAGGCAACAATTAGAGATTTTTATG GCATTATACTTCCTTCACTAAAAAGACTTCACAAGGACTTAGTGGAACAAGAAGCTACACATATTTCGACACTGAAGGTCGACACAAAGAACTTGTACGGGAATGGAAGGCGCCAAATTGCTCCAGGCCGAGAAAGAGAGGACGAATGTGGAATTTGTTTGGTGCCTACTACTAAGATGGTCCTGCCTGGTTGCTGTCATGAAATGTGCATCAACTGTTATCGTAACTG GAGTACAAGATCAGAATCATGCCCATTTTGCAGAAAAGGATTAAGAAGAGTAAAATCAGAAGATTTATGGGTTCTGACAAATGAATCTGAAGTCATAGATGCAGAGACAGtttcaaaagaagaagtttccaGATTCTACCATTACATTCAAAGTCTTCCTAACATTAAGGACACTCAAGAAGCCTCTTTTTGGGTCTACTATGACTACTTAATATGA
- the LOC141598563 gene encoding uncharacterized protein LOC141598563, whose amino-acid sequence MSSSKESKDRFEKTFSRKKKDKTATTSTASEKKTKTTGEKLLVTTEHKSKEKHKSDNNHTNITILGLKYQQKKPPSEKKKKKTVSDGSLKPKQPKPKPEKAENKRKGEDEKTVSDGSLKPKPKPEKAEKKRKGEDEIVNVNVNVVKMRKKEKTDKDEDEGLECAFPTARITRIIKSDGLDCKITGEAVFLINKAAEKLIDLLSEDAYGCAVEDRKSFVAYKHLSSVVSKVKQYDFLSDFIPEKVTAEKALAERNPAETLPGK is encoded by the coding sequence ATGAGCAGCAGTAAGGAGTCTAAAGACAGATTTGAGAAGACATTCTCAAGGAAGAAGAAGGATAAAACCGCCACCACCTCCACCGCCTCAGAGAAGAAAACCAAAACCACCGGTGAAAAACTACTCGTAACAACCGAACATAAATCTAAGGAAAAACACAAATCCGATAATAATCATACAAATATCACCATATTGGGTCTTAAATATCAACAAAAAAAACCACCCtcagaaaagaagaagaagaagactgTCTCTGATGGTTCCCTAAAACCAAAGCAACCTAAGCCGAAACCCGAAAAAGCTGAGAATAAGAGGAAGGGAGAAGATGAGAAGACTGTCTCTGATGGTTCCCTAAAACCTAAGCCGAAACCCGAAAAAGctgagaaaaagagaaagggagAAGATGAGATTGTGAATGTGAATGTGAATGTGGTTAAAATGAGGAAGAAAGAGAAGACTGACAAGGATGAAGACGAGGGTTTGGAGTGTGCATTTCCTACAGCTAGGATTACTCGGATTATTAAGAGTGACGGCTTGGACTGTAAGATTACCGGTGAGGCTGTTTTCCTCATCAACAAAGCTGCTGAGAAGCTCATCGACTTATTATCTGAAGATGCTTATGGCTGTGCTGTTGAAGATCGTAAAAGCTTTGTTGCCTACAAGCACCTCTCCTCAGTTGTCAGCAAAGTAAAGCAGTATGACTTCCTTTCAGATTTCATTCCGGAGAAAGTTACAGCGGAGAAGGCATTAGCTGAACGAAATCCTGCTGAGACACTACCAGGAAAGTAA
- the LOC141598561 gene encoding putative LRR receptor-like serine/threonine-protein kinase At1g67720 isoform X2 has translation MGSSFNVLVLLLFYASFALSQLTEFISIDCGGSSNYTDKRTGLEWISDTEMMSHGKSVNVVQNPNGDWEPYQKRRDFPTDDRKYCYTLYTQERRRYLVRATFLYGTPGNVGAYPSFQLYLDATKWATVTVFDGSRTYVEEMIIRAPSNSVDVCLCCAATGSPFISTLELRPLNLSMYATDYEDDFYLKVSARVNFGAPSKDSVRYPDDPYDRIWESDQVKRPNFLVGVAPGTERINTTKDIEVNTREYPPVKVMQTAVVGTEGNLSYRLTLDDFPANARAFAYFAEIESLKSNETRKFRMLQPYVPDYSNAVVNIAENANGTYKLYEPSYMNITLDFVLSFSFVQTEDSTKGPILNAIEISKYLQIGSKTDAQDVIALNAIRAMLPVSLATQNAGDPCIPVHWDWVICSVTSPPRITGIRLSRKNLTGALPSEIQNMDALTELWLDGNSLSGPIPDISNLINLKIVHIENNKLNGSLPTYLGNLPSLSELYIQNNCFSGRIPSALLNKKLVFNFEGNSKLTVGTQLSRRSKLIIGISVGVLGLLIALIVAILLLLRKNKRNASRRRNDNKGGSLRTSTRASVGHTLAKGGHIKEDGVACYIKLSEIEAATDKYSMNIGKGSFGIVYYGKMKDGKEVAVKIIADPTSQGTKQFLTEVSLLSRIHHRNLVPLIGYCEEASHRILVYEYMHNGTLRDHIHDPVKQKQLDWPTRLRIAEDAAKGLEYLHTGCNPSIIHRDVKTSNILLDINMRAKVADFGLSRQAEDDLTHISSVAKGTLGYVDPEYYAYQQLTEKSDVYSFGIVLLELISGRKPVTEDYGIDWNIVHWARSLIRKGDVGSMIDPLLSDSMKLESVWRVAEVAIQCVEQHGISRPRMQEIILAIQDAIKLEKGFENNQSMSSGSIKAHSSRKTLLTSFLEIQSPDLSNGGITPSAR, from the exons GACTAGAATGGATTTCAGACACAGAAATGATGAGCCACGGAAAATCAGTAAATGTAGTACAAAACCCGAATGGAGATTGGGAACCTTACCAAAAAAGAAGGGATTTTCCGACAGATGACAGGAAATACTGTTACACATTATACACCCAAGAAAGGAGGAGATATCTTGTAAGGGCTACTTTTTTGTATGGTACACCAGGAAATGTCGGTGCATATCCGAGTTTTCAGCTGTATCTGGATGCAACTAAGTGGGCTACTGTGACTGTATTTGATGGGTCAAGAACTTATGTTGAAGAGATGATTATTAGGGCACCGTCTAATTCTGTTGATGTTTGTCTTTGTTGTGCTGCTACCGGGTCTCCTTTCATCTCGACGTTGGAGCTCCGGCCATTGAATCTCTCTATGTACGCTACCGATTATGAGGATGATTTCTACTTGAAGGTTTCTGCTAGAGTCAATTTCGGTGCTCCATCCAAAGACTCCGTTAG GTACCCAGATGACCCATATGATCGAATATGGGAATCGGATCAAGTTAAAAGGCCGAATTTTTTAGTAGGGGTAGCTCCTGGTACGGAAAGGATTAACACAACCAAGGACATAGAAGTGAACACACGAGAGTATCCACCGGTTAAAGTGATGCAAACAGCAGTAGTTGGCACTGAAGGGAACTTGAGCTACAGGCTAACCCTAGATGATTTTCCTGCCAATGCTCGGGCATTTGCGTATTTTGCTGAGATTGAAAGTTTGAAATCAAACGAGACTCGAAAATTCAGGATGTTACAACCTTATGTACCTGATTACAGCAATGCAGTTGTGAATATAGCAGAGAATGCTAACGGAACTTACAAGCTCTATGAACCTAGCTACATGAATATTACCCTTGATTTTGTTCTGTCGTTTTCGTTTGTTCAGACCGAGGACTCTACAAAGGGTCCGATCCTCAATGCGATAGAGATCAGCAAATATCTGCAGATTGGCTCTAAGACTGATGCTCAAGATG TGATTGCCCTGAATGCCATCCGTGCCATGTTGCCTGTCAGCCTTGCAACACAAAATGCAGGAGATCCTTGCATTCCAGTGCACTGGGACTGGGTAATCTGCAGCGTAACTTCACCACCACGAATTACTGGAAT ACGTTTATCAAGAAAGAATCTGACGGGGGCTTTACCATCTGAGATTCAGAATATGGATGCACTGACGGAATT GTGGTTAGATGGTAATTCCCTCAGTGGACCCATCCCGGATATCAGTAACCTAATCAACCTGAAGATTGT GCATATAGAGAACAACAAACTGAATGGATCTTTACCTACTTACCTTGGAAATTTACCGAGTTTGAGCGAGCT GTACATACAGAACAACTGTTTTAGTGGCAGGATACCGTCGGCTTTGCTAAACAAGAAATTAGTGTTCAA CTTTGAAGGCAATTCTAAGCTAACGGTGGGGACACAATTGAGTAGAAGATCAAAGCTTATTATTGGAATTTCAGTAGGGGTACTTGGATTGCTTATAGCTCTTATCGTTGCAATTCTGCTACTACTGCGGAAAAACAAAAGAAATGCGTCTAGGCGGAGAAATGATAATAAAG GTGGCTCCTTGCGTACGAGTACTCGGGCTTCAGTAGGGCACACTCTAGCAAAGGGTGGACACATTAAGGAAGATGGTGTAGCTTGCTACATTAAGCTCTCTGAAATAGAAGCGGCCACTGATAAGTACTCGATGAACATTGGAAAAGGAAGCTTTGGAATCGTCTATTATGGAAAGATGAAGGATGGCAAAGAGGTTGCAGTTAAAATCATAGCTGATCCAACTAGCCAAGGAACTAAGCAATTCTTAACCGAG GTTTCATTGTTGTCGAGAATTCATCACAGAAATTTGGTCCCTCTAATTGGATATTGTGAAGAAGCAAGCCACAGGATTCTGGTTTATGAATACATGCACAATGGAACACTTCGGGATCACATCCACG ATCCTGTCAAACAAAAGCAGCTAGACTGGCCAACTCGTCTCAGAATAGCAGAAGATGCTGCTAAAG GCCTCGAGTACTTGCACACGGGTTGCAATCCTAGCATTATCCATAGAGATGTAAAAACTAGCAATATCCTTCTAGATATAAATATGAGGGCCAAAGTAGCAGATTTCGGACTTTCAAGGCAGGCAGAAGATGATCTCACCCATATATCAAGCGTAGCTAAAGGAACTTTAGGCTACGTAGACCCAGA GTATTATGCATATCAGCAGCTCACTGAAAAAAGTGACGTGTATAGTTTCGGTATTGTTCTCTTGGAACTCATTTCGGGAAGAAAACCCGTCACAGAAGATTATGGGATTGATTGGAATATTGTTCACTGG GCACGGTCATTGATACGTAAAGGAGACGTTGGAAGCATGATAGATCCACTGCTATCAGACAGCATGAAACTGGAATCAGTATGGAGAGTAGCAGAAGTTGCCATACAATGTGTAGAGCAACATGGAATATCGAGACCAAGAATGCAGGAAATCATATTAGCTATACAAGATGCTATCAAGTTAGAGAAAGGATTTGAAAACAACCAAAGCATGTCTTCAGGAAGTATTAAAGCACATTCTTCAAGAAAAACATTGCTCACTAGCTTCCTTGAAATACAAAGTCCAGATTTATCCAACGGTGGCATTACACCTTCTGCTCGATAA